The following proteins come from a genomic window of Candidatus Methylarchaceae archaeon HK02M2:
- a CDS encoding RNA-binding protein, whose product MNFEQIEVSLEEISKELDEVEGKRERLLRESRDVISLSGKAITDIHSMNLKDASLKIDKAKELLINLRKVSSNDLNRYLIVPETEYVEATSLYSIAMKKPIPSYKELEVMNISYLLGLLDTIGEIKRRTYDEIRRGKSREASELFKIMEHLYVILLPLAVYDRLAKGLRRKLDVARILIEDTRSAVTEEARRSELIKSIEGLFKRLPSYK is encoded by the coding sequence ATGAACTTTGAACAAATAGAAGTATCCTTAGAAGAGATCTCGAAAGAGCTCGATGAAGTTGAAGGAAAGCGAGAAAGGTTATTACGTGAATCTAGGGACGTTATATCTCTATCCGGTAAAGCGATAACAGATATACACTCTATGAATCTAAAGGATGCAAGCTTAAAAATCGATAAAGCAAAGGAACTATTGATAAATCTAAGGAAAGTTAGCAGTAATGATCTGAATAGATATTTGATAGTACCTGAGACGGAATACGTCGAAGCCACATCCCTTTATTCAATAGCCATGAAAAAGCCGATACCATCGTATAAAGAGCTTGAAGTAATGAACATCTCTTATCTTCTTGGTCTATTGGATACTATAGGAGAGATTAAGAGGCGTACTTATGATGAAATCAGAAGAGGAAAAAGTAGAGAAGCCTCAGAACTCTTTAAAATTATGGAGCACTTATATGTTATTCTATTACCCCTCGCAGTTTATGACCGATTAGCTAAAGGGTTAAGGAGAAAGTTGGATGTAGCAAGAATCCTCATTGAGGACACCCGTTCTGCAGTCACAGAAGAAGCAAGAAGGTCTGAGTTGATAAAGTCTATAGAAGGACTATTTAAGAGACTTCCATCATATAAATAA
- a CDS encoding endonuclease V, whose amino-acid sequence MDKIDTPTLSLLTRIQEIVAKAHSLEPFDKDHINNVCGVDVSYRSEKAAASAVVWSCFDRKVVEVSNYIDEPFFPYRSGYFFIREAPLVISAVKALEVEPDIVLVDGHGIAHPRRAGLAVFVGIALDMPTLGFAKSILVGKIGSFKGITAPILLEGSTVGVALRVRENGKTYFVSPGHKLTVEESAIIAQSEYKNLIKALELAHNSSKKILGEGK is encoded by the coding sequence ATGGATAAAATAGATACACCCACTCTAAGCTTACTAACTAGGATTCAGGAGATTGTAGCAAAAGCACATAGCCTTGAACCATTCGATAAAGATCATATTAACAATGTGTGTGGGGTAGATGTATCCTATAGATCGGAAAAGGCTGCGGCCTCAGCGGTGGTTTGGAGTTGCTTTGATCGAAAAGTAGTAGAAGTCTCAAATTATATTGATGAACCATTTTTCCCTTATAGATCTGGTTATTTTTTCATTCGTGAGGCACCTTTAGTAATTTCAGCAGTCAAAGCCCTTGAAGTAGAGCCCGATATAGTTCTTGTCGATGGGCATGGCATAGCCCACCCAAGGAGGGCGGGATTGGCCGTTTTCGTAGGGATCGCTCTGGATATGCCTACCCTTGGCTTTGCAAAGTCCATCTTAGTTGGCAAGATAGGCTCATTTAAAGGAATCACAGCTCCAATCTTACTAGAGGGTTCCACGGTTGGCGTGGCTTTAAGAGTTCGTGAGAACGGCAAGACTTATTTCGTGAGCCCTGGACATAAATTAACAGTTGAAGAATCTGCGATAATTGCTCAGTCTGAATATAAGAATCTAATAAAGGCTCTTGAGTTGGCTCATAATTCATCAAAGAAGATTCTTGGGGAAGGT